In Molothrus ater isolate BHLD 08-10-18 breed brown headed cowbird chromosome 26, BPBGC_Mater_1.1, whole genome shotgun sequence, the DNA window GGGCAGGGCTAGGCTGGGCTTTGGATTCCCCATTTCCCACTGAACTGGGCTTTGGGCTCCCCATCTCtcactgggctgggctgggctttggattccccatttcccaccgagctgggctttgggctcCCCATCTCTcactgggctgggctttggATTCCCCATTTCCCACCGAGCTGGGCTCTGAGTTCCCCATCTCTcactgggctgggctttgggctcCCCATCTCTcactgggctgggctttgggctccccatctcctgctgggctgagctttgGATTCCCCACTTGCAAAATGGGaatttccccctctttttttttttctgatttttttccctcaaacaTCCAGGGCGAGGATTCccgggaagcagcagcagcagcaggaggaggagctggattAGCCCAGTTAACCCCGGCCCAGCGCTGCTGCTCCCGGCGCTCGGCAGAGGGAATTAGGACCATTACAAGGCCATCAAACAGGATCAGGGCCCCGGCCCTTCCTCCCGGCAGCCCAGACCTGATAATCCCGTTACacgcagctgcagccctgtcccaccccagggacagcccggCTCACGGGGACCCTGTCCCCCCCCAGTGTCACCAACCCTGGGTGACCCCAGGGACAAGGAAGGGACCCCGGCCCTGTCCCCCCCCACTGTCACCAGCCCAGGTGACCCCAGGGACAAGGAAGGGACCCCGGCCCTGTCCCCCCCCAGTGTCACCAACCCAGGTgaccccagggacagggacaggtctGCTCCCCCCGGGTGGTGCCTAAAGCAGCACGGTGGGACCTGCTGGGGGGGTTGGGGACACCGAGAGCAGCTTCTGGGTGACAGCGACACTGGTGTCACTCGTTTATTGTGAAGCAGCCACCCCCGAGGCTGCTGGGGTCACACACAGCACGGGGGTGCAGAgaccccacaaaaaccccacaatctCTGCTGGCCACTCCAGGTGCCACTCCTGGATGTCCCCAgcgtgtccccagcctgtccccagcatggcaggagcCGCTGCCCtccaggaaaaggcagcactGGAGTGTCCCCATGAGGGGCAGGCACAGCGGTGACACTAAACCCGTCCTGGTGGCAGCAACGTCCCCACAGGTGTCCTCAAAGTGGCACCAATGTCCCCACAGGTGTCCTCAAAGTGGCACAAGCAGGCAAGGCAGCAGCGAGGGACGGGCAGCACCGAgccccccccagtccccccagtccccccagtcaGGACGCTGCCAGGTACTGGTGGAAGTAGAGGCCGAAGAGGCTGGTGATCACCTGGCACGCGGCCACCCACCaggtgaggaaggagaagagtCCTCGGAAGAAGGGGGGGGTGAagatgcagcccaggagcccCGAGATCTCCTGCACCACCACCTGCacgtccccgctgtccccagggtccccctcggggcgcggcggggccaCCGGCGCTGCTGGGGACACGGCGGGGGACACGGCGGGGTACAGCCCCCACGAGTGGTGACCtgcgggacagggacaggaatgggggtctgggggacaggaatgggggtctgggggacacggggacagatCTGGATCtctgagggacacaggggacagctctgggggtctctgaggggacacaggggacaggaatgggggtctgagggacagctctgggggtccctgtgggacccaggggacaggaatgggggtctctgggggacacgggggacaggaatgggggtctctgggggacacgggggacagcTCTGGCGTGTCCccgtgccccagccctgctggtgaCACAGTCCCAGCACCGAGTTTGTCCCCACTGCAAACCAGAACAGACCCAGGGGACAGACCCAGGGGACCTcctgagctgggggctgtgacagctggggacagttCGGGTCCTGGTGGGCTCCTGCCGCCCCCGAGCCCCTGCTCACCCAGCGTCTTGAGCAGCAGGGCGCAGTGCAGCGTGAGGATCACGGGCCCCAGGTACTGCAGGCTCACCACGGACACGTAGCAGTAAATCCTGGAGATCTGCGGGAATGCGGGAATGCTCAGAGCCGTGCCCCAATCCCAATCCTCATCCCGATCGTGATCCCAAATCCCGGTCTTGGTCCCCATCCCCATCGCCCTCCcgaccctgaccctgaccccaATCCCGATCCCAATTCCAACCCCAATCCCCATCCTGTTCCTGGTCCCAGTCCCAATCCTGACCCAGATTCCGATCACATTCCTGATCCAAATCCTGTTCCCGTGTTCCATCCCtgttcccgttcccatccccgtTCCTGCTCCCGCTCCCGTTCCCGTTCCtgctcccgctcccgctcccgctcccgttcctgttcccatccccgttcccgttcccgttcccatccccgttcccgctcccattcccgttcccgttcccgttcccgttcccatccccgCTCCTGctcccgttcccattcccatttccatccccgttcccgttcccatccccgttcccgCTCCCGCTGCCGCTCCCGTTCCGCACCTGCCGCTGGATGTCGCGGGCCGGGATCCGCCCCGCCTGGCGCCGCATGCGGCGCACCCAGCGCTCGGCCAGCCCCAGGTACGCCTGCAGGTGGTGGCGCGTCCCCAGCAGCCGCAGCAGCGACAGCGCCACCACGGCCCAGAGCCGCAGCGTGTCAAAGGACGCGTCCGACAGgctgcggggacagggacaccgcCATGGCACCGGGACGGCgccgggatggggacagggaaccCTCATGCacaggggacaccgggatggcACCGAGACGGCaccgggatggggacagggaaccCTCATCCACAGGGGACACCGCGATGGCACCGGGATGGCaccgggatggggacaggggacactgggatggcacCGGGGACGGCACCGGGAATGGCaccgggatggggacagggaaccCTCAtgcacaggggacactgggatggcaccgggatggggacagggaaccCTCatgcacaggggacagggacaccgcGATGGCACCGGGACGGCaccgggatggggacagggaaccCTGATCCACAGGGAACATTGGGTGTcacaggggacattgggggacattgggTGTCACAGGGGTCACTGGGGGTCATGGATGGTCACATGGATGGCCATTGGGTGTCACAAGGGGTTATTGTGGGGACACTGTCACACACGGGGGTCGCTGGAGACgtcccccagctgtgccactcACATCTGCACCCTCTGCTTGCCCAGcggggcctggagcaggaaatCCCGGGCCAGGGGCCggacccacagcagcaccaccagcacagGGGCCACGAACCCCACGTGCAGCAGGACCCTGCCAGGGACAGTCACCgaccccacagagcccacagagcccacagggaccccacagagcccacagggatcccacagagcccacagggaccccacagagaccccacagagcccacaaggaccccacagagaccccacagagcccacagagaCCCCATAGAGCCCACAGAGTCCACAGGgaccccacagagaccccacagagcccacagggACCCCATAGAGCCCACAGAgccctcccaccccaaacctcccccagagctggggggtCCTGGcacccagccctccctccctccccaggtgtcccccactgtcccccgttgtccccagctgtccccccccatccccagctgtccccaggtgtccccaggtgtccccaggtgccacgCACTGTGTCAGGGGTTTGCCGGCCGCCATGCTGAGCGCGTCCAGGTGTGTCTGTGCCAGGCGCAGCCCCGGGAAGGTCAGGCAGGCGCCCAGGAAGGAGCTCAGGGCCACCAGCCCCAGCTTGAaggccagcctggccaggggcagcctggggacacacaggggacagggtgacattgctgtgcccagcctggggacacacacagggacagggtgacattgctgtgcccagcctggggacacacacaggggacagggtgacattgctgtgcccagcctggggacacacacaggggacaggggtgaTGTTGTTGTTCCCAGCGAGTTCCTGCCCCAAACCTCCCAGAACTGTCCCCAAAAAGGGGTTTGGTCCCCACTCACGTCCACTCCCAGCCCCGTGGCTTCAGGATGGGCTCCAGGTTAGAGGAGACtctggccagccctgcagagtgACCAATGGGGAGTGACCAGGGGGGAGTGGGGAGTCACCAGTGAGTGGGGAGTGACCCCCATGAGTGACCAGTGAGTGGGGAGTGACCCCTGGGCGTGCTGTGACCCCCCTGGCCGGGGTCCCCAGcgccccctcccctgtccccgtccccgtccccgtcACCCACCGGCCTCGAGGCCGAACTCCAGGTAATCCTCGCGGACCACCAGggccagcatggccagcaggaggaagaagaaggcgGAGGTGAGGCACACGGAGCGCTCCCCGCCCTCCTCCGAGCGGAAGTAGTGACGCATCACCATGCAGAACACCTTGCTGGGCGTGGGGACGGCTGTCAAGGAAACGGGGGCACCGCGGGACCCCCAAACTTCCGCTCACCCCCCAGCCGGCCCCGCCACGAAGCCGCCACCAccaccagctcctctgcagggcaCCTGCAGAACTCCTCATAAATAACCCCTAAAATTCAGTTTCACCCCTCAGCTGGGAGGGTAAGACAGCAGCGGGGCTCCCCTTTCTGCCTGGCCCCCCAAAGCGAGGATACACGGAGAAGAGGACGGTGAGCAGGCACCAGAGCACGCCCAGGTTGCTCTCCCTGGCGGGGCTCACCAGGCAGAAATAGCCCTCGCTGAAGGCGTAGACGGCGCCGGCGTAGACAGAGAAATCCACGAACCACTGGTACTCCAGGAAATGGCGCAGCACTGCGGGCACGGGGACAGCGTGTCACCGGGCTGGGGACATGTGTGTCACCGGGCTGGGGACATGTGTGTCaccacactggggacatgtgTGTCaccacactggggacacctctgtcaccgctctggggacagccccgCAGCGTCCCCGGGCCTTACCCAGCGCGTCCACGGCCGTGATGGGGCTGGTGTCCAGCTGCAGCTCGATGTCCCGTGGCACCGACAGGGGTCTGTCCTCTGCCACCCCGCTGGCCCTCCTGCAGGGAACCCCAGCAGCGCATGGCTGTCCCCTTGTCACCCATGGCTGTCCCCTTGTCACCTATGGCCATCCCCTTGTCACCCCTGGCACCCTGGGGTGgcctctgctgtccccaatCCCAAACGTGTCCCCAGTCCCAAACACGTCCCCAACCCCAAACATGTCCCAGCCCCAAACGTGTCCCAACCCCAAATGTTTCCCCAACCCCAAACATGTCCCAGCCCCAAACGTGTCCCAACCCCAAATGTGTCCCCAACCCCAAACATGTCCCCAACCCCAAATGTGTCCCCAACCCCAAACATGTCCCAGCCCCGATCGTGTCCCGCTCCCACCCCCAGGTGACGCTGacctgtccctcctgctcttGGGGCGCTGCTTCCCGGCCAGGGCGCAGAGCTCCTCGTCCGAGGGGTGCTTGTACCTGtacaggctgcagggacaggggggtgacaggggctggctgtccccagggggcacgggggacacgggggacagggacagagccgTACCTGCCGTTGCAGAGCAGCCAGCGGGCGAAGGAGCAGTGCGGGGCCATCTTCTGCATCAGGCTGGCGGCCAGCAGGGTGACCACCACCTGCACCCCCATCACcgcctgggcagggacaccggggtcacccccggggctgggggcacctggggacacccctgggatccctggggctggggggacgAGGGGACACgcctgcagtgcagagctgggcatgGGGCTGTCCCCTTCTCTGGGGACACCCCCGATGTGAAGCCCCCAGGCAGGGACCCTCTGGGACCCCCGGGCAGGGACCCCCTGGCCACGGTCACCGCGGGACCCCCCGGCCGTGCCCAACCCCGGGACCCTTCGGGCAGCCTGGCCATGCAACCCCGCTCAGAACTCTCGGTCCAGCCCCGGTCCATTCCCGGTCTGGTCCCAGTCTATCCCGGTCCATTTCCGGTTCCGGTTCCTCCCCCGGTCCATCCCCGGTCCATCGCGGTTCCCCCCCGGTTTCCCCCGGTCCATCCCGGTCCGTGCCCACCATGCCGGGGTCAGCGCAAAGGCGCCCACAGGAAGCCCCGCCCCCTCGGGCACGCCCCTCTAATCAGCCAATCCCCGGCTGTGTTCCTTTTGATTGGCAGGTTAGTGACCAATGACAGGGCGGCTGTGGGAGGGGCGGGCTTGCGCCGCGCGCGGTTCCGCGGGCGGGGCCTCCCGGGAGAGGCGGGGCCGCGGGTTCGAGTCCCGGCGGGGCCGAGCCCACACGGGATAATCGATCGTATCGATAATATCGGTAATAAATCATATCCGCGTGTCTTCCCTCATCCCCGCCCCGGGCTAACCCTGGGCAAACGCCAGGGACCCACCGAAGCTGACCCACACTCCCCCTCCTCGGCTGACCTGTACAAACCAGACTCGACTCggggaaattaatttcatttattaccaatcaaagcagagcagcatcaTGAGGAATAAAACGAAACCTCAGGGCCACCAcccacatcccagtgccaggacccaaatcccagtgccaggacccacatcccagtgccaggaccCACATCCCCGTGCCAGGAcccacatcccagtgccaggaccCGCAGCCCGGCGCGCTGTGCGCCCATCCCGGCCCATCCCGGGTCCCCAGGGCCCGGCCGTGCCCCTGGTCCAGCCCGGGCCGTTCCCGGGGTTGCCATGGATATCGATCTCCCTGGCGACGGGATGCGCTTCCCGCTAGATGTCGCTTCCGCCCGCGCCCGGAGCATCCCCCGAGGGTCGGGGTACCCCAGAACccctcccctgggcagcccccGCTGTGCCCCCcgccccagcccctccaccgATGGAATGCGGtgccaaaaatcccccaaattcccccaaggtgacccagagcccagggaagccTCCTGCTCCGTCACCTTCGATGTCTCCATGCCCtgagcccccaaatccccccagatTTGACACTCGGCCCCTCCGGAGAGAGCGCGGAGCCTCGGAGCCCCCAGGGCGCCGCTTTCAGCTCGGCCGGGCCACAAAACCCCGAGGGGAAGGTGGAAGATGGATGCTCGGAGCACCCCCGGGGACACAAAGGCGCCTTTGAGCGCTGATTTTACACCGCTCCCCATTAGCATCAGCAAAGGGAGCGCCCGCCGCGGGGCACCGCCGACGCGCGGCCCCCGAGTGTCCCCGAGCGTCCCCAAATCGCTGCTGCGGGGCCACATCCCCGTCCCAGCCGGGGCCACCTCGCTCCGCCGCCCGCCCGTCCTGGCTCGGGGGCGCTCCCACCTCCGTGCCCTCCGCCGGCCGTTTGTGCCCCCTCCCcgaaaggaaaaaaataaaataaaatccgAGTTTCCCGTGGCGCACAAAGGCGGCGGGCGGGCATTGTCCCGGGGCTGCATCGCATTACCCGGGGCCCGCAGAAATCGCTCGTATTTCACGCTCCATCGAGCAGCTGCCTGTGTATATTTTCTGTGTTGCACTTTTAGCATGACAAAAGGAGAGGGCCTGTGAACTCCTTGCTCTTCAGACCTCTCCGACTTGTCCCCCCGAGCGGAGCCCCCCTCGGTTAGCATAACAAACTGCCACGCTTCCCCTCCCGTGCGggcttttccctccttttagctcttttattgattttatttatttattttaattttttttcccaccgTTAATTTAATGTATAGCTCAGTATTTGGAGGAGGGAGGGCtcggggattttggggatgtCCCTGCTGAGCTTTGGCCCGGCTCTTGTCACCCAGAAAGGTTTGGTGGCATTTCGGAGCTGTCCCctgaggaggggacagggctggagtCACCAAACTCTGAGAtcctcctgctggagctgtgggctcGCCTTGAAATTTGGTTAAAAaacgggaaaaaaaaaaaaaaaaaagagaattgtGGGGCTGGAATGAGGCTCATGGGGCTGGGGCAacctggccctgtccccaccttgtcccacctgtccctaacctgtccccagcctgtccccagcctgtccccaacCTGTCCCCaacctgtccccagcctgtcccacctgtccccaaCCTGTCCCCaacctgtccccagcctgtccccagcctgtccccaccttgtcccacctgtccccagtctgtcccacCTGTTTCCATTCTGAGGAaaggggacaggtgacaccttgggacaggggaaggggacaggtgacaccttgggacaggggaaggggacaggtgacacctTGGGACAGGTGACATTTGTGGCATTTGCCCTTGCCAGGAATTCCTCACCGGGCGCCTCCTCGGGGCGGGGTctcctggggacaccggggacaccggggagcGGCGGTGGCAGCGCCGCACTCACGTCCTGGTCACGGCTGGTGGCCCGAGGAGCTGGGCCCGATGGCCCGGCCGGGGGCTGTGGTCAGCCCGGAGAGCGTCctggggatggacagggatggacacaccCGAGGTCACTTCAGTCCCCAGGAaggtccctgctccctgctcccagctcccagctcccaactcccagctcccagttcccgATTCCCAGTTCCCgattcccagttcccaattcccagctcccagctcccagctcccaggtcccagttcccagttccctgttcccagttcccagtttcctgttcccaattcccagttcccaattcccaattcccagttcccagttcccagttcccagtttCCTGTTTccagttcccagttcccaattcccaattcccaattcccaattcccaattcccagttcccaattcccagttcccagttcccagttcccagtttcctgttcccaattcccaattcccaattcccaattcccagttcccaattcccagttcccagttcccaattcccagttcccagttcccatcTCCCGCACTATCCCACGTCGTTCCAGCCTCTGCCTCACGCAGCCCCGCACGGCCTGAGCCCAAATTCCCTCATTAATTAATCAGCTGGGATAATTAATCAGGGCACCCTGCACGTACAACCCCCAGGgttgtttttggggtctctgCTGGTTCCCCCAGCCCCAATTCCCGGGATCTTTGGGATTCAGGTCCAGGGGAGGATCCCGACCCCCTCCAGCCCTGAGGATGCCCCCAGGgattcccaggaattcccagaattcccagaattcccacgATTTTGGTGCTCACTCTGTTTCCACGATCCCAAGGAAATTTCTGTCCCATCCCAATAGGAACGGGAAGAGCAGGATCTGTTTAatttgggaagggctggatcTGTCTAATCTGGATCTGTTTAATTTGGATCTGTTTAATCTGGATCTGTCTAATTTGGATCTGTCTAATTTGGATCTGTTTAATCTGGATCTGTTTAATCTGGATCTGTTTAATTTGGATCTGTTTAATCTGGATCTGTCTAATTTGGATCTGTTTAATCTGGATCTGTTTAATCTGGATCTGTTTCATTTGGATCTGTCTAATTTGGATCTGTCTAATTTGGATCTGTTTAATTTGGATCTGTCTAATTTGGATCTGTTTAATCTGGATCTGTTTAATCTGGATCTGTCTAATCTGGATCTGTTTAATCTGGATCTGTTTAATCTGGATCTGTTTAATTTGGATCTGTTTCATTTGGATCTGTTTGATTTGGATCTGTCTGATTTGGATCTGTCTAATTTGGATCTGTTTAATCTGGATCTGTTTAATCTGGATCTGTTTAATCTGGATCTGTTTAATCTGGATCCGTTTGATCTGGGAAAAGCTGGGTCTGTTTCAGGGCAGCTCCAACAAATAAACCAAGGAATTTCGGGCAGGAAAACCAGGATTTCTCATTTCTGGAAATCCTCAATATTCCCCTCATGGAACAACCAAGACTcgagggttttttggggttttttggggtgaaaCCAACCCCCCaacaaatcccatttttccaggGCACAACCAGAGCCGCTGGAACCTCCCCGCTCTCCAAGGACCCCCCTggggaaaaccaaaaatccaaaaGTGGATTTGGGGCAGAACTCAGCGCTTCCAGCCAGGAACACCCCCAGGAAAAGGTGGGGGGAATtcgggaatttgggaatttgggatcccGGGGGTCTCCACTCCCTCCCCCCTCGCCAGGCTGGGAACAGCTTGAGTGTCCAGGCGGgaattcatttaaataaatttccaTAGGGATTAATTCCACCCTTCCCGGCAGCCCGTGGGACTGGGGAGGtgggaaaatgaggaggaggaggaggaggagctgcccttcctccccagctttGGGAATGTCTGGAGCCCATCCCGACCCTCCCAAATCTCTGCTCCCAAGGTTGGAAgattccccaaattccccaaatttccccccaaaaatttCCAAGAatcgccccccccccccaaaaaaaaatcccatcaatGAGAGGAATTTGGGATGCAGAAAGGGAATTTCCAcggtggaaaataaaataaaataaaataaaataaaataaaataaaataaaataaaataaaataaaataaaataaaataaaataaaataaaataaaataaaattttaaataaataaatatttaaattaaatcgacaaataaataaataaaatgaatgcataaataaaatacaatagaataagcaaattaaataaataaattttaaaaggtaaacAGATTTCTAAAAATCCCATTAATGACAGGAATTTGGGATGCATAAAGGGAATTTCCAGGGTGGGAAACCCACGGATgctaattaataaaataaataaataaatacatacatacataaaatGAATACGTAAATTAAATACAATagaataagtaaataaaataaaataaccaaataaaaaataagtaaataaaaggaatgcataaata includes these proteins:
- the TMEM161A gene encoding transmembrane protein 161A, which encodes MPSSALQACPLVPPAPGIPGVSPGAPSPGGDPGVPAQAVMGVQVVVTLLAASLMQKMAPHCSFARWLLCNGSLYRYKHPSDEELCALAGKQRPKSRRDRRASGVAEDRPLSVPRDIELQLDTSPITAVDALVLRHFLEYQWFVDFSVYAGAVYAFSEGYFCLVSPARESNLGVLWCLLTVLFSVKVFCMVMRHYFRSEEGGERSVCLTSAFFFLLLAMLALVVREDYLEFGLEAGLARVSSNLEPILKPRGWEWTLPLARLAFKLGLVALSSFLGACLTFPGLRLAQTHLDALSMAAGKPLTQVLLHVGFVAPVLVVLLWVRPLARDFLLQAPLGKQRVQILSDASFDTLRLWAVVALSLLRLLGTRHHLQAYLGLAERWVRRMRRQAGRIPARDIQRQISRIYCYVSVVSLQYLGPVILTLHCALLLKTLGHHSWGLYPAVSPAVSPAAPVAPPRPEGDPGDSGDVQVVVQEISGLLGCIFTPPFFRGLFSFLTWWVAACQVITSLFGLYFHQYLAAS